A region of Streptomyces sp. WMMC500 DNA encodes the following proteins:
- a CDS encoding sugar ABC transporter permease gives MAAPTLSRPAAPSAGRPAGRRHAGRESFGRALRRNLTAHGFLIGAVLCFSLFSWYPMVREFILAFQKNEDGETVWAGWSNLSYIFNDPAFWEAWRNTFFFTGLALLLGFAVPFAVAIVLNEFRHGRAYLRILVYLPVMLPPVASVLLFKYFYDPGHGLFNRILETFGLPAQDWLQSTDTAMLSVVIAATWMNMGAATLIYLAALQGIPGELYEAAELDGAGLFRKIWHVTIPQTRLILSLMLLMQIIATMQVFVEPFLLTGGAGPENSTLTVVQLIYQYAFTFNNYGSAAALGVVLMLVLAVFSAAFVRLDRSSED, from the coding sequence ATGGCGGCGCCCACCCTGTCCCGGCCGGCCGCCCCGTCCGCGGGGCGGCCCGCCGGCCGCCGGCACGCGGGCCGCGAGAGCTTCGGCCGCGCGCTGCGCCGCAACCTGACCGCCCACGGCTTCCTCATCGGCGCCGTGCTCTGCTTCTCGCTCTTCTCCTGGTATCCGATGGTCAGGGAGTTCATCCTGGCCTTCCAGAAGAACGAGGACGGCGAGACCGTCTGGGCCGGCTGGTCGAACCTCAGTTACATCTTCAACGACCCCGCCTTCTGGGAAGCGTGGCGCAACACCTTCTTCTTCACCGGCCTGGCGCTGCTCCTCGGCTTCGCCGTGCCGTTCGCGGTCGCGATCGTGCTGAACGAGTTCCGGCACGGCCGGGCGTATCTGCGGATCCTGGTGTACCTGCCGGTGATGCTGCCGCCGGTCGCCTCCGTGCTGCTCTTCAAGTACTTCTACGACCCGGGCCACGGGCTCTTCAACCGCATCCTGGAGACCTTCGGCCTGCCCGCGCAGGACTGGCTGCAGTCGACCGACACCGCGATGCTGTCCGTCGTCATCGCCGCGACCTGGATGAACATGGGCGCCGCCACGCTGATCTACCTGGCCGCGCTGCAGGGCATCCCGGGCGAGCTGTACGAGGCCGCGGAGCTCGACGGTGCCGGGCTGTTCCGCAAGATCTGGCACGTCACCATCCCGCAGACAAGGCTCATCCTGTCGCTGATGCTGCTGATGCAGATCATCGCCACGATGCAGGTCTTCGTGGAGCCTTTCCTGCTCACCGGCGGCGCCGGCCCGGAGAACTCGACGCTCACCGTCGTCCAGCTCATCTACCAGTACGCCTTCACCTTCAACAACTACGGCAGCGCCGCGGCCCTCGGGGTCGTCCTGATGCTGGTGCTCGCCGTCTTCTCGGCCGCGTTCGTCCGCCTCGACCGCAGCAGCGAAGACTGA
- a CDS encoding carbohydrate ABC transporter permease — protein sequence MAESQRTLISPAVLARPRGKALYWAAFALVMAVFTLAFIGPLYWMVTSGLKSSQEFAQTPPTLVPGEVQPDNYSEAWSVLDLSQLLLNTCVYAFGALAFMLVFDVAAAYSLSKLRPVLGKVILGAMLATLMIPATVLVVPQYLTVLDVPLVERNLINSPWVIWLPAVTNAFNIFLLKRFFDSIPRELMDAAAMDGASPMRTLWSIVLPMSRPILGVVSIFAVVAVWKDFLWPMLTLPDPSKQTLNVGIYSLGASVPENQLIAALAIASVPTLVIFLVFQRNIMHGLTAGSLKG from the coding sequence ATGGCCGAATCACAAAGGACGCTGATCTCGCCGGCGGTGCTGGCCAGGCCGCGCGGAAAGGCCCTGTACTGGGCCGCGTTCGCGCTGGTCATGGCGGTCTTCACGCTGGCGTTCATCGGGCCGCTGTACTGGATGGTGACCAGCGGGCTGAAGTCCTCCCAGGAGTTCGCGCAGACCCCGCCGACGCTGGTGCCCGGCGAGGTCCAGCCGGACAACTACTCCGAGGCGTGGAGCGTGCTGGACCTGTCCCAACTGCTCCTCAACACCTGCGTGTACGCCTTCGGCGCGCTGGCCTTCATGCTCGTCTTCGACGTGGCCGCGGCGTACTCGCTGTCCAAGCTCCGCCCCGTGCTGGGCAAGGTCATCCTCGGCGCGATGCTCGCGACCCTGATGATCCCGGCCACGGTGCTTGTCGTACCGCAGTACCTCACGGTGCTCGACGTGCCGCTGGTGGAGCGCAACCTCATCAACTCGCCGTGGGTGATCTGGCTGCCGGCGGTCACCAACGCCTTCAACATCTTCCTGCTCAAGCGGTTCTTCGACTCCATCCCCCGGGAGCTGATGGACGCCGCGGCCATGGACGGCGCATCGCCGATGCGCACCCTGTGGTCCATCGTCCTGCCGATGTCCCGGCCGATCCTCGGCGTGGTCTCGATCTTCGCGGTCGTCGCCGTGTGGAAGGACTTCCTCTGGCCGATGCTCACCCTGCCCGACCCGTCGAAGCAGACACTCAACGTCGGCATCTACTCGCTGGGCGCGAGCGTTCCGGAGAACCAGCTCATCGCGGCCCTCGCGATCGCTTCCGTGCCCACGTTGGTGATCTTCCTCGTCTTCCAGCGCAACATCATGCACGGCCTGACCGCCGGCAGCCTCAAGGGCTGA
- a CDS encoding glycoside hydrolase family 13 protein: MSDTSWWRDAAIYQVYVRSFADGDGDGTGDLAGVRARLPYLAELGVDAIWFTPWYVSPMADGGYDVADYRAIDPAFGTLDEAEKLIAEARALGIRTIVDVVPNHVSDAHPWFRAALAAGPGSPERELFHFRPGRGPDGELPPNNWPSQFNGESWTRHADGDWYLHLFSERQPDLNWAHPVVRREHEDVLRFWFERGAAGVRIDSAALLAKDPELPDWDEDDPRGEPNPYVDRDELHDIYRSWRAIADEYDGVLIGELWVPEPERFSRYLRPDELHTAFNFDFLARPWDAAELRASIDTTLEYHAPVGAPATWVLCNHDVTRTVTRYGRDDADPGTGFDFAAKRFGTPTDPVRGTRRARAAALLSLALPGSVYLYQGEELGLPEAEVPRDRIVDPMHFRSEGRDPGRDGCRVPLPWRPGGPAYGFSDSAHAGGGDDGAGGTGGAPAEPWLPQPAGWGTYAVAGQEDDPRSMLRLYREALRLRRGEPGLGDGPMRWLDAPAGVLSFARSDEFVCVVNLAAEPAPLPAHRDVLIGSGPLDEGRLPRDTAVWLRI; this comes from the coding sequence GTGTCGGATACGAGCTGGTGGCGCGACGCCGCCATCTACCAGGTCTACGTACGCAGCTTCGCCGACGGCGACGGCGACGGCACCGGCGACCTCGCCGGCGTCCGCGCCCGGCTGCCGTACCTCGCCGAGCTGGGCGTGGACGCCATCTGGTTCACCCCGTGGTACGTCTCGCCGATGGCCGACGGCGGCTACGACGTCGCCGACTACCGGGCGATCGACCCGGCGTTCGGCACCCTCGACGAGGCCGAGAAGCTGATCGCCGAGGCCCGCGCCCTCGGCATCCGCACGATCGTCGACGTCGTGCCCAACCACGTCTCCGACGCCCACCCCTGGTTCCGCGCCGCGCTCGCCGCCGGGCCCGGCAGCCCGGAGCGCGAGCTGTTCCACTTCCGCCCCGGCCGCGGCCCCGACGGCGAGCTGCCGCCGAACAACTGGCCCTCCCAGTTCAACGGCGAGAGCTGGACCCGGCACGCCGACGGCGACTGGTACCTGCACCTGTTCTCCGAGCGGCAGCCGGACCTCAACTGGGCCCACCCGGTGGTGCGCCGCGAGCACGAGGACGTGCTGCGCTTCTGGTTCGAGCGGGGCGCGGCCGGCGTCCGCATCGACTCCGCCGCCCTGCTGGCCAAGGACCCCGAGCTGCCCGACTGGGACGAGGACGACCCGCGCGGCGAGCCGAACCCGTACGTGGACCGCGACGAGCTCCACGACATCTACCGCTCCTGGCGGGCCATCGCCGACGAGTACGACGGCGTCCTCATCGGGGAGCTGTGGGTGCCCGAGCCGGAGCGCTTCTCCCGCTATCTGCGCCCGGACGAGCTGCACACCGCGTTCAACTTCGACTTCCTCGCCCGCCCCTGGGACGCCGCCGAGCTGCGCGCGTCCATCGACACCACGCTCGAATACCACGCGCCGGTCGGCGCGCCCGCGACGTGGGTGCTGTGCAACCACGACGTGACCCGCACCGTCACCCGCTACGGCCGCGACGACGCCGACCCGGGCACGGGCTTCGACTTCGCCGCCAAGCGCTTCGGCACCCCCACCGACCCGGTGCGCGGCACCCGCAGGGCGCGCGCCGCGGCGCTGCTCTCCCTCGCGCTGCCCGGCTCCGTCTACCTCTACCAGGGCGAGGAGCTGGGCCTGCCGGAGGCGGAGGTGCCGCGGGACCGCATCGTCGACCCGATGCACTTCCGCTCCGAGGGCCGCGACCCGGGGCGGGACGGCTGCCGGGTGCCGCTGCCGTGGCGGCCGGGCGGACCGGCGTACGGGTTCAGCGACTCCGCGCACGCCGGCGGCGGGGACGACGGCGCCGGCGGGACCGGCGGCGCGCCGGCCGAGCCGTGGCTGCCGCAGCCGGCGGGCTGGGGCACGTACGCCGTCGCAGGCCAGGAGGACGACCCGCGCTCGATGCTGCGCCTGTACCGCGAGGCGCTGCGGCTGCGCCGCGGCGAGCCGGGCCTCGGCGACGGGCCGATGCGCTGGCTCGACGCCCCCGCGGGCGTGCTCTCCTTCGCCCGCTCCGACGAGTTCGTCTGCGTCGTCAACCTCGCCGCGGAGCCCGCGCCGCTCCCGGCACACCGAGACGTCCTGATCGGCAGCGGCCCCCTGGACGAGGGGCGGCTGCCGCGGGACACGGCGGTCTGGCTGCGCATCTAG
- a CDS encoding glycosyl hydrolase family 28-related protein, producing the protein MRTARTGRITLAAAVAAAAALVALPGGAHGAPEAGADLPFVSIEAEAADTNGSLVGPDYTQGTLASESSGRQAVQLDAQGEYVEFTLTAPANAVNVAYSVPDGKSGSLAVYANGTKLDASLAVTSKYSYVDTPWIPGAKTHHLLDNARVQLGQDFQAGDTVRLQADDLGGGPYTVDVADFEQVAAPAGQPAGSVSVVDKGADPTGAADSAEAFRAAIAEARGGGTVWIPPGDFKVGAELSGVENVTIRGAGSWHSVVRSSRFVNQSGSAGNAHLADFAVIGEVTERVDSNPDNFVNGSLGAGSTVSGMWLQHLKVGLWLTGTNDNLVVENNRFLDMTADGLNLNGNAKGVQVRNNFLRNTGDDALAMWSLNAPDVDCTFANNTVSQPNLANGIAIYGGTDITVENNLILDTNALGSGIAISNQKFLDPFHPLAGTITVAGNELVRTGAMNPNWNHPMGALRVDAYDSAIEADVNITDTVVTDSPWSAFEFVSGSGTGKAVQNVTIDGATVTGVGSVVVQAETQGEVSAGNVTATDVGVAGVYNCPYPEGSGTFTLTDGGGNSGWDSVWEDCSTWPGQD; encoded by the coding sequence ATGCGCACAGCACGCACAGGAAGGATCACGCTGGCCGCGGCCGTGGCCGCCGCCGCGGCGCTCGTCGCGTTGCCCGGCGGCGCCCACGGCGCGCCGGAGGCGGGCGCCGACCTGCCGTTCGTCTCGATCGAGGCGGAGGCGGCCGACACCAACGGCAGCCTCGTCGGCCCGGACTACACCCAGGGCACGCTCGCCTCGGAGTCCTCGGGGCGGCAGGCGGTGCAGCTCGACGCCCAGGGCGAGTACGTCGAGTTCACGCTCACGGCCCCGGCGAACGCCGTGAACGTCGCGTACAGCGTCCCCGACGGCAAGTCGGGCAGCCTCGCCGTCTACGCCAACGGCACCAAGCTGGACGCGTCGCTCGCCGTCACCTCGAAGTACTCGTACGTCGACACCCCCTGGATCCCCGGCGCCAAGACCCACCACCTGCTGGACAACGCCCGCGTCCAGCTCGGGCAGGACTTCCAGGCCGGCGACACCGTACGGCTGCAGGCGGACGACCTCGGCGGCGGCCCGTACACCGTCGACGTCGCCGACTTCGAGCAGGTCGCCGCGCCCGCCGGGCAGCCGGCCGGCTCCGTCTCCGTCGTCGACAAGGGCGCCGACCCGACCGGCGCGGCGGACTCCGCGGAGGCGTTCCGCGCCGCGATCGCCGAGGCCAGGGGCGGCGGCACGGTCTGGATCCCGCCGGGCGACTTCAAGGTGGGCGCCGAGCTGTCCGGCGTGGAGAACGTCACGATCCGGGGGGCCGGCTCGTGGCACTCCGTGGTCCGCAGCTCCCGCTTCGTCAACCAGTCGGGTTCCGCGGGCAACGCGCACCTCGCCGACTTCGCCGTCATCGGCGAGGTCACCGAGCGCGTCGACAGCAACCCGGACAACTTCGTCAACGGCAGCCTCGGCGCCGGCTCCACCGTCTCCGGCATGTGGCTGCAGCACCTGAAGGTCGGTCTCTGGCTGACCGGCACCAACGACAACCTCGTGGTCGAGAACAACCGCTTCCTCGACATGACCGCCGACGGCCTCAACCTCAACGGCAACGCCAAGGGCGTCCAGGTGCGGAACAACTTCCTGCGCAACACCGGCGACGACGCGCTCGCCATGTGGTCGCTGAACGCACCGGACGTGGACTGCACCTTCGCGAACAACACCGTCTCGCAGCCCAACCTGGCCAACGGCATCGCGATCTACGGCGGCACGGACATCACCGTCGAGAACAACCTCATCCTCGACACGAACGCCCTGGGCAGCGGCATCGCGATCTCCAACCAGAAGTTCCTGGACCCGTTCCACCCGCTGGCCGGCACCATCACCGTCGCCGGGAACGAGCTGGTGCGTACCGGCGCGATGAACCCCAACTGGAACCACCCGATGGGCGCGCTGCGCGTCGACGCCTACGACAGCGCCATCGAGGCGGACGTGAACATCACGGACACCGTCGTCACCGACAGCCCGTGGAGCGCCTTCGAGTTCGTCTCCGGCAGCGGCACGGGCAAGGCCGTGCAGAACGTCACCATCGACGGCGCCACCGTCACCGGCGTCGGCAGCGTCGTCGTGCAGGCCGAGACGCAGGGCGAGGTGAGCGCGGGTAACGTCACCGCGACAGACGTCGGCGTGGCCGGCGTCTACAACTGCCCGTACCCGGAGGGCAGCGGCACCTTCACGCTGACCGACGGGGGCGGCAACTCCGGCTGGGACAGCGTGTGGGAGGACTGCTCCACCTGGCCCGGCCAGGACTGA